The Paenibacillus sp. RUD330 genome has a segment encoding these proteins:
- the fabZ gene encoding 3-hydroxyacyl-ACP dehydratase FabZ produces the protein MLDINEIMEIIPHRQPFLLIDRIVELEEGVRAVGLKNVTMNEPFFAGHFPGFPVMPGVLIVEALAQVGAVAILKVEANRGKIGMLAGIDGFRFRGQVVPGDTLTLEVTITRLKGIIGKGQATAKVGDKVVAEGEIMFALTDPK, from the coding sequence TTGCTGGATATCAATGAAATCATGGAGATCATTCCTCACAGGCAGCCGTTTCTGCTGATCGACCGCATAGTTGAGCTCGAGGAAGGCGTGCGGGCCGTCGGACTCAAGAACGTCACGATGAACGAGCCTTTCTTCGCCGGGCATTTCCCGGGATTCCCCGTCATGCCGGGCGTTTTGATCGTCGAGGCGCTGGCCCAGGTAGGCGCGGTCGCCATCCTCAAGGTCGAGGCGAACCGGGGCAAGATCGGCATGCTCGCCGGCATCGACGGATTCCGCTTCCGCGGCCAGGTCGTGCCGGGAGATACGCTGACGCTTGAGGTGACCATCACCCGGCTGAAAGGCATCATCGGCAAAGGCCAGGCGACCGCCAAGGTCGGGGACAAGGTCGTGGCCGAAGGCGAGATCATGTTCGCGCTTACGGATCCGAAGTAG
- a CDS encoding Ig-like domain-containing protein, translating into MSYRVTIRPLLSLLLAAVLALALLAPAAHAEDTVTSVKLTEGSKLSLTYGDDPYALALWASYSGSSATKDVSASAVWSTSSSSVLKVTGGVLTPVAAGTATITGKYSGYSAAISVTVTYPYAKLQLLAEDGSAAPSTLKAQLGDDLTFGVVGKNGNESKDLADEAVWSSSNTAAATVEDGKVTLVAAGTSVIKASYRGVSASITLTVSSPYQSITLSPNSLLDLTAGDEAKSLTATASPAGGGTPVDVTDDASWTTSSAAVAKVDKGVVTPVGPGTATITASLYGSSATVSVVVRAAHEALKLSATAELNLLLSDSPLQVTASALDPNKEPADVTKSAEWSSSDVFTATVADGLVTPKAAGSSIIKVEYKGLSRTLNVTVYPTILSIETGSEPLTSITGDSGKLPTVTGKTLDDSTIAVDKLVSWTSGDTDIIEIKDGKWSAKKAGKAVLKAAVGGLSAEVEMVVGLKPLALLPEQQTISLVIGKDTPIPSLNVTYTDGTEEDVTAKAEWKTTGSSLLVKGTTLRGLTAARTSLTASYQGKTVSLPVVIEEELTKLAVEESSLVLNPGKSKTVKVTGTFKSGTTSSLASKMTWTVDNDDIASIKGSSAKGLKLGTAKLTGTYQGKSITVTIAVKPKLKSLVLSDKTLQLAPGASAPLKLKAFYDNGTQAEVTASAVWTSSKEAAATVSAGGAVTATAKGTATIKAAFEGKTVSVRVTVK; encoded by the coding sequence TTGTCCTACCGCGTTACCATTCGTCCGCTGCTGTCCCTGCTGCTCGCGGCTGTCCTGGCGCTTGCGCTGCTCGCGCCTGCCGCGCATGCCGAAGATACGGTCACCTCGGTCAAGCTGACCGAAGGCTCCAAGCTTTCCCTCACCTACGGGGACGATCCATACGCGCTCGCGCTGTGGGCGTCCTACTCGGGCTCTTCCGCGACCAAGGATGTCAGCGCCTCGGCCGTATGGTCGACCTCCAGCTCATCCGTCCTGAAGGTCACGGGAGGCGTACTGACGCCCGTAGCGGCCGGAACCGCGACGATCACCGGCAAGTACAGCGGCTATTCCGCAGCGATCTCCGTTACGGTCACCTATCCTTATGCCAAGCTCCAGCTTCTGGCGGAGGACGGCAGCGCCGCTCCATCCACCTTGAAGGCACAGCTCGGGGACGACCTGACCTTCGGCGTTGTCGGCAAAAACGGCAATGAATCCAAGGATCTCGCCGACGAAGCCGTCTGGAGCAGCTCCAACACGGCGGCCGCAACGGTCGAGGACGGCAAGGTCACCCTCGTCGCGGCAGGCACATCCGTCATCAAGGCTTCCTACCGAGGCGTGTCCGCCTCCATTACGTTAACCGTGTCTTCCCCTTATCAATCCATCACGCTGTCGCCAAATTCTCTCCTTGATCTCACGGCAGGCGACGAGGCCAAATCCTTGACCGCGACAGCTTCGCCGGCAGGCGGCGGCACGCCGGTCGATGTGACCGACGATGCTTCCTGGACGACCTCGTCGGCAGCTGTAGCCAAAGTGGACAAAGGCGTCGTGACGCCTGTCGGTCCCGGAACCGCGACAATCACCGCTTCCCTCTACGGATCCTCGGCCACCGTCAGCGTCGTCGTGCGCGCTGCCCACGAAGCGCTGAAGCTGAGCGCCACGGCGGAGCTGAACCTGCTGCTCTCCGACAGTCCGCTTCAAGTAACCGCGTCGGCGCTCGATCCCAACAAGGAGCCGGCCGATGTGACGAAGAGCGCCGAATGGAGCTCCAGCGACGTCTTCACCGCTACCGTCGCTGACGGACTCGTCACGCCGAAGGCGGCCGGATCCTCCATCATCAAGGTGGAATACAAGGGCCTCTCCAGAACGTTGAACGTCACCGTCTATCCGACCATCCTTTCGATCGAGACCGGCTCCGAACCGCTGACAAGCATTACGGGCGACAGCGGCAAGCTGCCGACGGTCACCGGCAAGACGCTGGACGACTCCACGATCGCTGTCGACAAGCTCGTCAGCTGGACATCCGGCGATACCGACATCATTGAAATCAAGGATGGCAAATGGTCCGCCAAAAAAGCCGGCAAAGCCGTCCTGAAGGCTGCGGTCGGCGGCCTCTCGGCGGAAGTGGAAATGGTCGTGGGCCTGAAGCCGCTGGCGCTTCTGCCCGAGCAGCAGACGATCAGCCTCGTCATCGGCAAGGACACTCCGATCCCGTCTCTGAACGTGACGTATACGGATGGAACGGAAGAGGACGTCACGGCCAAGGCCGAATGGAAAACGACCGGCAGCTCCCTGCTTGTCAAAGGAACGACGCTGCGCGGACTGACCGCTGCGCGTACGTCGCTGACCGCCTCGTACCAAGGCAAGACCGTCTCGCTGCCTGTCGTGATCGAAGAAGAGCTGACCAAGCTCGCGGTGGAGGAATCCTCGCTCGTGCTGAATCCCGGCAAAAGCAAAACCGTCAAAGTCACCGGCACGTTCAAAAGCGGCACGACAAGCTCGCTCGCCTCGAAAATGACCTGGACCGTCGACAATGACGATATCGCAAGCATCAAAGGCAGCTCCGCCAAGGGCCTCAAGCTCGGAACGGCCAAGCTCACCGGAACGTACCAAGGCAAGAGCATTACCGTCACGATCGCCGTCAAGCCGAAGCTGAAGAGCCTCGTCCTGTCGGACAAAACCTTGCAGCTTGCTCCCGGAGCTTCCGCGCCGCTGAAGCTCAAGGCGTTCTACGACAACGGCACGCAGGCGGAAGTCACCGCGTCGGCTGTCTGGACCTCCAGCAAGGAAGCCGCGGCGACCGTTTCCGCAGGCGGAGCCGTGACCGCCACAGCCAAAGGAACGGCTACGATCAAGGCCGCTTTTGAAGGCAAAACCGTAAGCGTAAGGGTCACCGTGAAATAA
- a CDS encoding DNA-directed RNA polymerase subunit beta, translating to MMTMVQNESHTRMSGGGAASRPAENFRPSDSQAPRDREAEPSSPDAPAAAKTKAKAKPKRRSRFTAWWFARKVIVLALFVGALTGGLYLGFVVLGKGSMDDAFDFGVYKHIYDLIFADS from the coding sequence ATGATGACCATGGTGCAGAATGAATCCCACACCCGAATGTCGGGAGGCGGGGCGGCGTCCCGTCCGGCAGAGAATTTCCGGCCGAGCGACAGCCAAGCTCCGCGGGACCGGGAGGCAGAACCATCTTCGCCGGACGCTCCGGCAGCAGCCAAGACCAAAGCCAAGGCCAAGCCGAAGCGGCGCAGCCGGTTCACCGCATGGTGGTTCGCCCGCAAGGTCATCGTGCTGGCGCTGTTCGTCGGCGCGCTGACAGGCGGCCTTTATCTGGGCTTCGTCGTCCTGGGCAAGGGAAGCATGGACGATGCATTCGACTTTGGCGTCTACAAGCATATTTACGACCTTATCTTCGCGGATTCCTAG
- a CDS encoding flagellar hook-basal body protein, with the protein MNGSIINASVTMNALQQRLDLLAENIANVNTAGYKRKQGTFEDLLTNAKQQPEAFRKDGRIGPMGYNQGWGARFLQLGPDMTQGSLKETGTATDLAIEGNALFQVAADGKTAYTRSGAFQLTVRGNGDTILATEAGYPVLGTRGGAGQPGPIVVPAGVTLQISGEGVVEGVHADGTRENLGQLSLASPARPELLTPVEDNLFVVPDGLAAGDVLTAAAAGPDSGIAVRQGYVEQSNVNVVDEMTELLNVQRAYQLSARALTSADSMLGMANNMRG; encoded by the coding sequence ATGAACGGATCGATAATCAATGCGTCGGTAACGATGAACGCTCTGCAGCAGCGGCTTGACCTGCTGGCCGAGAATATCGCCAACGTGAATACGGCAGGCTATAAACGCAAGCAAGGCACGTTCGAGGATCTGCTCACGAACGCCAAGCAGCAGCCCGAGGCGTTCCGCAAGGACGGCCGCATCGGACCGATGGGCTACAACCAGGGCTGGGGCGCCCGTTTCCTGCAGCTCGGACCAGACATGACCCAAGGCTCGCTCAAGGAGACCGGCACCGCTACGGATCTGGCGATCGAAGGAAATGCGCTCTTCCAGGTGGCGGCTGACGGCAAAACGGCCTATACCCGCAGCGGCGCCTTCCAGTTGACGGTGAGAGGCAACGGTGATACGATACTGGCGACAGAAGCGGGGTATCCTGTTCTCGGCACTCGGGGAGGCGCAGGCCAGCCTGGACCGATCGTCGTTCCAGCCGGCGTCACGCTGCAGATCAGCGGCGAAGGCGTCGTGGAAGGCGTGCATGCAGACGGAACCCGCGAGAATCTCGGGCAGCTGAGCCTTGCATCTCCTGCTCGTCCCGAGCTGCTCACTCCGGTGGAGGACAACCTGTTTGTCGTCCCGGACGGACTTGCGGCCGGCGACGTGCTGACCGCCGCCGCAGCCGGTCCCGACAGCGGAATCGCTGTCCGCCAAGGGTATGTCGAGCAATCCAACGTCAACGTCGTGGATGAGATGACCGAGCTTCTGAACGTGCAGAGGGCTTATCAGTTGAGCGCCAGGGCGCTGACCTCCGCCGATTCGATGCTGGGCATGGCCAACAACATGCGCGGCTAG
- a CDS encoding flagellar hook-basal body protein produces MLRGLYTAAAGMVAQQRVHDTVTTNIANLNTTGYKQSNALNRSFPDMLLSMTGKNDEPSRRIGRLSTGVLAEESIALQVQGDLNKTDRASDFAIASNIEVPGTVFDASGKSVAQDGTVTYRPQAYFTVQDADGQTRYTRGGQFHLAADGSLLTADGSAVLGKNNRPVTFPAGTSMDSLKLNGAYDFTDADGAATGRSLLVTRVDRVQDLVREGDGKFRLDGQGGAAPATAADGVEVRQGYTERSNVDATQAMVDMMGALRAYEANQKVVQYYDKSLEKAVNEVGKV; encoded by the coding sequence ATGCTCAGAGGATTGTACACGGCAGCGGCAGGCATGGTAGCCCAGCAGCGCGTGCATGACACGGTAACGACGAATATCGCCAATCTCAATACGACGGGATACAAGCAGAGCAATGCGCTGAACCGCTCCTTTCCGGACATGCTGCTGTCCATGACCGGCAAGAACGATGAGCCTTCGCGCCGGATCGGACGCCTCAGCACCGGAGTGCTGGCAGAGGAGAGCATCGCGCTGCAGGTGCAGGGCGACCTCAACAAGACGGATCGGGCATCCGACTTCGCCATCGCCTCCAATATCGAGGTCCCGGGCACCGTGTTCGACGCTTCCGGCAAATCCGTCGCGCAAGACGGAACGGTGACGTACAGGCCGCAGGCCTACTTCACCGTGCAGGACGCGGACGGACAGACCCGCTACACGAGAGGCGGACAATTCCACCTGGCGGCGGACGGCTCCCTGCTCACGGCGGACGGCTCGGCCGTTCTCGGCAAGAACAACCGCCCGGTGACGTTCCCGGCCGGTACCTCCATGGATTCGCTGAAGCTGAACGGCGCCTACGATTTCACGGATGCCGACGGCGCGGCTACAGGCAGATCGCTGCTGGTTACGAGAGTCGACCGCGTCCAGGACCTGGTCCGCGAAGGAGACGGCAAGTTCCGTCTTGACGGGCAGGGCGGCGCGGCTCCGGCGACGGCGGCGGACGGAGTGGAAGTCCGTCAGGGATATACGGAGCGGTCCAACGTCGATGCCACCCAGGCGATGGTGGATATGATGGGCGCCCTGAGAGCCTACGAGGCGAATCAGAAGGTCGTCCAGTATTACGACAAGAGCCTGGAGAAGGCCGTCAACGAAGTCGGCAAGGTGTGA
- the mreB gene encoding rod shape-determining protein MreB codes for MLSKDIGIDLGTANVSIHVKGRGVVLDEPSVVAVETGTKRVLAVGDEAYRMVGRTPGNIVAIRPLRDGVIADFEITEMMLKAFIDRIGGRSWYSRPRILICAPTNITSVEQKAIREAAERCGAKEVYMEEEPKAAAIGAGMDIYQPSGNMVVDIGGGTTDVAVLSMGDIVTSSSIKVAGDTFDSDIARYIKAKYKLLVGERTSESIKMRIGSVYAGGRNEAIDIRGRDMVTGLPQTISIHSEEVREALHDSVASIVAAAKSVLERTPPELSADIIDRGVILTGGGALLDGLDLLMADELKVPVLVAEDPMHCVVKGTGFMLDHLDRMSRKKARF; via the coding sequence ATGCTGAGCAAGGATATCGGAATCGATCTGGGCACCGCCAACGTGTCCATTCATGTAAAAGGCAGAGGCGTCGTGCTCGACGAGCCGTCCGTAGTCGCCGTTGAAACCGGCACCAAGCGGGTGCTGGCCGTCGGGGACGAGGCGTACCGGATGGTCGGCAGGACACCTGGGAATATCGTCGCCATCCGCCCGCTTCGGGATGGAGTCATCGCGGACTTCGAAATTACGGAAATGATGCTCAAGGCTTTCATTGACCGCATCGGCGGACGGAGCTGGTACAGCCGTCCGCGTATTCTCATTTGCGCCCCTACCAACATCACGTCGGTGGAGCAGAAGGCGATCCGGGAAGCGGCCGAGCGCTGCGGAGCCAAAGAGGTCTATATGGAAGAAGAACCCAAGGCGGCCGCGATCGGAGCCGGCATGGACATTTATCAGCCCAGCGGCAACATGGTCGTCGATATCGGCGGGGGCACGACGGATGTGGCCGTCCTGTCCATGGGCGACATCGTGACTTCTTCCTCGATCAAGGTGGCCGGCGATACGTTCGATTCCGATATTGCCCGCTACATCAAGGCGAAGTACAAGCTTCTGGTCGGAGAACGGACAAGCGAGAGCATCAAGATGCGCATCGGATCGGTATACGCAGGCGGACGCAACGAGGCCATCGACATCCGGGGCCGCGATATGGTAACAGGGCTTCCGCAGACCATCTCCATCCACTCGGAGGAGGTCCGGGAAGCGCTGCACGATTCCGTCGCCTCCATCGTAGCTGCCGCCAAGTCCGTGCTGGAGCGCACGCCTCCCGAATTGTCTGCGGACATCATCGACCGCGGCGTCATTCTGACCGGCGGAGGCGCCCTGCTGGACGGGCTGGATCTGCTCATGGCAGATGAGCTCAAGGTGCCGGTGCTCGTCGCGGAAGACCCGATGCACTGCGTCGTGAAAGGCACCGGATTCATGCTGGACCATCTGGACCGGATGTCGCGCAAGAAGGCGCGCTTCTAG
- the spoIIID gene encoding sporulation transcriptional regulator SpoIIID translates to MHDYIKERTIKIGRCIVETKHTVRTIAKEFGVSKSTVHKDLTERLPEINPDLADQVKHILEYHKSIRHLRGGEATKIKYKKSTKRREVLAAGKR, encoded by the coding sequence GTGCACGATTACATCAAAGAGCGGACCATCAAGATTGGCCGGTGCATCGTGGAGACCAAGCATACGGTGCGCACGATCGCCAAGGAGTTCGGGGTATCGAAGAGCACGGTGCACAAGGATCTCACCGAGCGGCTGCCGGAAATCAATCCCGATCTGGCCGATCAAGTGAAGCACATCCTGGAGTACCACAAGTCCATCCGCCATCTCCGGGGCGGCGAGGCGACGAAGATCAAGTACAAGAAAAGCACCAAGCGCCGCGAGGTGCTGGCCGCAGGAAAACGGTAA